From Bombus huntii isolate Logan2020A chromosome 4, iyBomHunt1.1, whole genome shotgun sequence, one genomic window encodes:
- the LOC126865293 gene encoding ubiquitin-like protein 5, with amino-acid sequence MLEITCNDRLGKKVRVKCNPDDTIGDLKKLIAAQTGTHWEKIVLKKWYTIFKDHIKLQDYEIHDGMNLELYYQ; translated from the exons ATGCTAGAAATAACATGTAATGATCGTCTTGGTAAAAAAGTTAGAGTTAAATGCAATCCAGATGATACAATAGgggatttaaaaaaattaatagcaGCCCAAACTGGAACTCATTGGGAAAAGATAGTTTTAAAAAAGTGGTATACTATATTTAAGGATCACATAAAATTACAAGATT ATGAAATTCATGATGGCATGAATTTAGAACTGTATtatcaataa